From Anopheles darlingi chromosome 2, idAnoDarlMG_H_01, whole genome shotgun sequence, the proteins below share one genomic window:
- the LOC125947989 gene encoding transport and Golgi organization protein 11 isoform X1: MARSISPGGYSNYEDDSLFQNAAFTHDISEQMRVPKRIRATGDYFDDHERDLLPNGNGEINSWNYHNKIDMTVPDRIVVLGQDQHLVLTSGTKSAPREIMLENSILPKDPGFVRVSTPPRVITLNEHHFPSASDEPEENAKDLEQEDDYGPASLESLEDPNNSQVFYSRPVASHAGHSRESTAKRSAFSKYNNELTLTRSMREETPTFGGSLENLTPSEEVTHLRRQVAKINRRLLAIELDSVQRQQREKIIYCVGMAYLLFKTFMWLSRK; encoded by the exons ATGGCTCGTTCTATAAGTCCTGGAGGATATTCGAACTACGAGGACGACTCGCTGTTCCAGAACGCCGCCTTCACGCACGACATCAGCGAGCAGATGCGCGTTCCGAAGCGGATCCGGGCCACCGGAGACTACTTCGATGATCACGAGCGGGATCTGCTGCCGAACGGGAATGGAGAAATCAATTCGTGGAATTACCACAACAAGATCGATATGACCGTACCGGACCGTATTGTGGTGCTCGGTCAGGATCAACATCTGG TTCTCACGTCAGGCACCAAATCGGCTCCGCGAGAAATCATGCTGGAAAACTCCATCCTGCCGAAGGATCCGGGGTTCGTGCGAGTGTCCACACCGCCCCGTGTGATCACGCTCAATGAGCACCACTTCCCGTCGGCCTCCGATGAGCCGGAAGAGAACGCCAAAGATCTCGAGCAGGAGGATGACTACGGACCGGCTTCGCTGGAATCACTCGAAGACCCCAACAATAGCCAAGTGTTCTACTCCCGACCGGTGGCCTCTCACGCTGGTCACTCTCGAGAGTCTACCGCGAAGCGATCCGCATTTTCCAAGTACAACAACGAGCTGACTCTGACTAGAAG CATGCGCGAGGAAACACCGACATTCGGTGGCAGTTTGGAGAATCTAACACCCTCCGAGGAAGTAACGCACTTACGGCGCCAGGTGGCCAAGATCAACCGGCGCCTGTTGGCCATTGAGCTGGATTcggtgcagcggcagcagcgagaaAAGATTATCTACTGCGTCGGCATGGCGTACCTGCTGTTTAAAACGTTCATGTGGTTAAGCCGGAAATAG
- the LOC125947989 gene encoding transport and Golgi organization protein 11 isoform X2 — protein MARSISPGGYSNYEDDSLFQNAAFTHDISEQMRVPKRIRATGDYFDDHERDLLPNGNGEINSWNYHNKIDMTVPDRIVVLGQDQHLGTKSAPREIMLENSILPKDPGFVRVSTPPRVITLNEHHFPSASDEPEENAKDLEQEDDYGPASLESLEDPNNSQVFYSRPVASHAGHSRESTAKRSAFSKYNNELTLTRSMREETPTFGGSLENLTPSEEVTHLRRQVAKINRRLLAIELDSVQRQQREKIIYCVGMAYLLFKTFMWLSRK, from the exons ATGGCTCGTTCTATAAGTCCTGGAGGATATTCGAACTACGAGGACGACTCGCTGTTCCAGAACGCCGCCTTCACGCACGACATCAGCGAGCAGATGCGCGTTCCGAAGCGGATCCGGGCCACCGGAGACTACTTCGATGATCACGAGCGGGATCTGCTGCCGAACGGGAATGGAGAAATCAATTCGTGGAATTACCACAACAAGATCGATATGACCGTACCGGACCGTATTGTGGTGCTCGGTCAGGATCAACATCTGG GCACCAAATCGGCTCCGCGAGAAATCATGCTGGAAAACTCCATCCTGCCGAAGGATCCGGGGTTCGTGCGAGTGTCCACACCGCCCCGTGTGATCACGCTCAATGAGCACCACTTCCCGTCGGCCTCCGATGAGCCGGAAGAGAACGCCAAAGATCTCGAGCAGGAGGATGACTACGGACCGGCTTCGCTGGAATCACTCGAAGACCCCAACAATAGCCAAGTGTTCTACTCCCGACCGGTGGCCTCTCACGCTGGTCACTCTCGAGAGTCTACCGCGAAGCGATCCGCATTTTCCAAGTACAACAACGAGCTGACTCTGACTAGAAG CATGCGCGAGGAAACACCGACATTCGGTGGCAGTTTGGAGAATCTAACACCCTCCGAGGAAGTAACGCACTTACGGCGCCAGGTGGCCAAGATCAACCGGCGCCTGTTGGCCATTGAGCTGGATTcggtgcagcggcagcagcgagaaAAGATTATCTACTGCGTCGGCATGGCGTACCTGCTGTTTAAAACGTTCATGTGGTTAAGCCGGAAATAG
- the LOC125947995 gene encoding ubiquitin domain-containing protein 1 isoform X2, with translation MGNCIGINRNDETLDTGSNNVSRPVTGTTSSFVGVQRKNHPLCHETIRWKSEVPLTEGQLRSKRDEFWDTAPAFEGRKEIWDALRAATSAAEALDFQLAQAILDGANISVPNGYLTECYDELGSQYKLPIYCLSYPINIVKEDYGRDSPAEYSEPVDGGTEVVLKLRLSSTCTDVKLPVYSKDTIGQCKKKLQAQEGIDAFTQRWFYGGKLLGDKMHIDEARIQPGYIVQVIVNTEKQSSLAIS, from the exons ATGGGTAACTGCATCGGCATCAACCGGAACGATGAAACGCTGGACACCGGATCCAACAACGTCTCCCGGCCAGTGACGG GAACGACCTCCAGTTTCGTCGGTGTGCAGCGTAAAAACCATCCGCTGTGTCACGAGACGATACGCTGGAAATCGGAAGTGCCATTAACCGAGGGACAGCTGCGTAGCAAGCGGGACGAGTTCTGGGATACGGCACCGGCCTTCGAGGGCCGGAAGGAGATCTGGGATGCGCTGCGAGCGGCCACCAGTGCCGCCGAAGCGCTCGATTTCCAGCTGGCCCAGGCGATCCTGGACGGTGCCAACATTTCGGTCCCCAACGGATACCTCACGGAGTGTTACGATGAACTAGGTTCACAGTATAAACTACCCATCTACTGCTTATCATATCCTATCAACATAGTTAAGGAGGACTACGGGCGCGATTCACCGGCGGAATACTCGGAACCGGTGGACGGTG GTACGGAAGTAGTTTTAAAACTTCGATTATCGTCAACCTGTACAGACGTAAAGCTACCAGTTTATTCTAAAGACACAATCGGACAATGTAAAAAGAAACTTCAG GCTCAGGAGGGAATCGATGCATTTACTCAGCGATGGTTCTACGGGGGGAAATTACTAGGTGATAAAATGCACATCGATGAGGCCCGCATACAGCCCGGTTACATTGTGCAGGTCATTGTAAATACGGAGAAGCAATCGTCACTGGCCATCAGCTAG
- the LOC125947995 gene encoding ubiquitin domain-containing protein 1 isoform X1 — translation MGNCIGINRNDETLDTGSNNVSRPVTVGTTSSFVGVQRKNHPLCHETIRWKSEVPLTEGQLRSKRDEFWDTAPAFEGRKEIWDALRAATSAAEALDFQLAQAILDGANISVPNGYLTECYDELGSQYKLPIYCLSYPINIVKEDYGRDSPAEYSEPVDGGTEVVLKLRLSSTCTDVKLPVYSKDTIGQCKKKLQAQEGIDAFTQRWFYGGKLLGDKMHIDEARIQPGYIVQVIVNTEKQSSLAIS, via the exons ATGGGTAACTGCATCGGCATCAACCGGAACGATGAAACGCTGGACACCGGATCCAACAACGTCTCCCGGCCAGTGACGG TAGGAACGACCTCCAGTTTCGTCGGTGTGCAGCGTAAAAACCATCCGCTGTGTCACGAGACGATACGCTGGAAATCGGAAGTGCCATTAACCGAGGGACAGCTGCGTAGCAAGCGGGACGAGTTCTGGGATACGGCACCGGCCTTCGAGGGCCGGAAGGAGATCTGGGATGCGCTGCGAGCGGCCACCAGTGCCGCCGAAGCGCTCGATTTCCAGCTGGCCCAGGCGATCCTGGACGGTGCCAACATTTCGGTCCCCAACGGATACCTCACGGAGTGTTACGATGAACTAGGTTCACAGTATAAACTACCCATCTACTGCTTATCATATCCTATCAACATAGTTAAGGAGGACTACGGGCGCGATTCACCGGCGGAATACTCGGAACCGGTGGACGGTG GTACGGAAGTAGTTTTAAAACTTCGATTATCGTCAACCTGTACAGACGTAAAGCTACCAGTTTATTCTAAAGACACAATCGGACAATGTAAAAAGAAACTTCAG GCTCAGGAGGGAATCGATGCATTTACTCAGCGATGGTTCTACGGGGGGAAATTACTAGGTGATAAAATGCACATCGATGAGGCCCGCATACAGCCCGGTTACATTGTGCAGGTCATTGTAAATACGGAGAAGCAATCGTCACTGGCCATCAGCTAG